The following coding sequences are from one Balneolales bacterium ANBcel1 window:
- a CDS encoding DUF3667 domain-containing protein, producing MKDLPETENGDKIPVNEENEVERFTFSLLGKQALQFFNLEKGFLHTLKLLIINPGKHIRAYLSHDRNRLINPFKFYLFTGTIFVFIYRYLLSEEHFENRVDSELEQEVFLFIIHYYHFFLLFAVFFIAFFSYLLFKKESGYNLIEILIFNLYITGIFFAISIITSPLGDNFQPYSDIIISLISFSYFIFAYISFFRGDYLETTVKTVLAIILGICTIIFLIILSGFIVGFLQAVSQA from the coding sequence AAGATTCCAGTTAATGAAGAAAATGAAGTTGAACGCTTTACTTTCTCTCTCCTTGGTAAACAAGCCTTACAGTTTTTCAATTTAGAAAAAGGTTTTTTACATACGCTAAAGCTGTTGATTATAAATCCGGGAAAGCACATTCGGGCCTATTTGAGTCATGATCGTAATCGCTTGATAAACCCATTTAAATTTTATCTATTTACTGGAACAATATTTGTTTTTATCTATCGATATTTACTTTCAGAGGAGCATTTCGAGAATAGAGTTGATTCTGAATTGGAGCAAGAAGTCTTTTTGTTCATTATTCACTACTATCACTTTTTTCTGCTGTTTGCAGTATTCTTTATCGCATTCTTTTCTTACTTGCTTTTCAAAAAAGAATCAGGCTATAACCTAATAGAAATTTTGATTTTTAATCTATATATTACGGGCATATTTTTTGCAATATCTATTATTACGTCTCCACTGGGTGATAATTTTCAGCCTTACAGTGATATTATCATTAGCCTTATTTCTTTCTCCTATTTTATATTTGCGTACATATCATTTTTTAGGGGAGATTACTTGGAAACAACAGTTAAAACTGTATTAGCTATTATCCTTGGAATATGTACGATTATATTTTTAATTATTCTGTCAGGGTTTATCGTAGGTTTTTTGCAAGCCGTATCTCAAGCCTAA
- a CDS encoding bifunctional precorrin-2 dehydrogenase/sirohydrochlorin ferrochelatase: MKSFYPIYLTRLDEKKVVLLGGDEEAERKLDELLSFGARVHVLSEEITDEMRRWHDGGRFKWTAREYRFGDLEGAGFVVAADYSQQMAEEAAGEAKERNLIINVMDNIPLSNSAFGSVVRRGKLTVSFSTNGLAPALAVRLKQRFQRELDEAYGEFLELAEQIRPSIMALMHDSEARKKRWYEWVDSEVIPLLREGRRDDALALTEQIWGRAIMKRSGLRAKEKLLVRLLRKAAALFS, from the coding sequence ATGAAATCTTTTTATCCGATATACCTGACCCGGCTTGATGAGAAGAAGGTCGTGCTGCTGGGTGGTGATGAAGAAGCCGAACGTAAGCTCGATGAACTGCTCTCGTTTGGTGCGAGGGTGCATGTTTTGAGCGAAGAGATAACGGATGAAATGCGCCGATGGCATGACGGCGGGCGTTTCAAGTGGACAGCGCGGGAGTACCGCTTCGGTGATCTGGAGGGAGCCGGATTCGTGGTGGCGGCCGATTACTCCCAACAGATGGCCGAAGAAGCGGCCGGAGAGGCGAAGGAGCGCAACCTGATTATCAATGTGATGGACAACATCCCGCTTTCCAACTCCGCGTTCGGCTCGGTGGTGCGGCGCGGCAAGCTTACCGTCTCCTTCTCGACAAATGGACTGGCACCCGCGCTGGCGGTTCGGCTCAAGCAGAGGTTCCAGCGGGAACTGGACGAGGCTTATGGCGAATTTCTGGAGTTGGCCGAACAAATCCGTCCGTCCATTATGGCGCTGATGCACGATTCGGAGGCCCGGAAGAAACGATGGTACGAATGGGTGGATTCGGAGGTAATCCCCCTGCTGCGTGAGGGGCGCAGAGACGACGCTTTGGCATTGACGGAACAGATATGGGGCCGGGCAATCATGAAGCGGTCGGGGTTGCGGGCGAAAGAGAAGCTGCTTGTTCGATTGTTACGGAAAGCAGCCGCTCTCTTTTCGTGA
- a CDS encoding amidohydrolase family protein, producing MMNILKLFQQRYGISMTMTVMLLAVALTACEQEEVTIPGLYAFTDVTVVPMHTELVLENHTVVVRNDQIATVGPTDQVEIPEGANVIDGSGRYLMPGLAEMHGHIPGPDDPQYAEDMLFLYISNGVTTVRNMSGHEYHLELIERIDNGEIPGPHVTAATPWTSPNNIPGPDEAREAVHEFVEAGFDLIKIGNIRADAYEALVDEAHAAGIPFGGHIPEEVGLLGALEVHQASIDHFDRYVEFMAKEHPDAADRNPGFFGSGVVDLIDEERMHEAIERTIEAGTWNIPTLSLVEHLASPEAPEEMIQWPEMRYMPQSVLDHWVEAKHNFQARDDFQQEAAQRLVQVRRDLLKAMHEHNAPIALGSDAPQFFNVPGFSIHHEMEMMVAAGLTPFDVLVTGTRNPAGYLNTPDAFGTVEEGRRADLILLEANPLVDIAAVRERAGVMIRGEWWPEERIQEQLESIADRYAEAQE from the coding sequence ATGATGAACATTTTGAAGCTGTTTCAACAACGGTATGGGATTTCCATGACGATGACGGTCATGTTATTGGCGGTTGCATTAACGGCTTGCGAGCAAGAGGAGGTCACCATCCCCGGACTGTATGCCTTCACAGATGTGACGGTGGTACCGATGCACACGGAACTGGTTCTGGAAAATCATACGGTGGTTGTGCGCAACGATCAGATTGCAACGGTGGGCCCGACCGACCAGGTCGAAATTCCCGAGGGCGCAAATGTTATCGACGGCTCCGGGCGTTACCTGATGCCCGGCCTGGCGGAAATGCACGGACACATCCCCGGCCCCGATGATCCGCAATACGCCGAAGACATGCTTTTTCTCTATATTTCAAATGGCGTGACCACCGTGCGAAACATGTCGGGACACGAATACCATCTTGAACTTATCGAACGGATCGACAATGGTGAAATCCCCGGACCGCATGTCACCGCCGCCACACCGTGGACCAGCCCCAATAACATCCCGGGTCCGGATGAAGCTCGCGAAGCCGTGCATGAATTTGTCGAAGCCGGATTCGACCTGATCAAAATCGGAAATATTCGGGCGGATGCGTACGAGGCCCTGGTGGATGAAGCGCATGCGGCAGGAATTCCGTTTGGAGGCCATATCCCCGAGGAAGTCGGCCTTCTGGGAGCACTGGAGGTGCATCAGGCATCCATCGATCATTTCGACCGCTACGTTGAATTCATGGCGAAAGAGCATCCGGACGCCGCTGATCGCAATCCCGGCTTTTTTGGGAGCGGCGTTGTGGACCTGATCGATGAAGAGCGGATGCATGAGGCGATCGAACGAACCATTGAGGCCGGTACCTGGAATATACCGACGCTCAGCCTCGTTGAGCATCTGGCATCGCCGGAAGCTCCTGAAGAGATGATCCAATGGCCGGAAATGCGCTACATGCCCCAGAGTGTGCTGGATCACTGGGTGGAGGCCAAGCATAACTTTCAGGCACGAGACGATTTTCAGCAGGAAGCGGCACAACGACTTGTGCAGGTCCGGCGCGATTTGCTAAAGGCGATGCATGAACATAACGCGCCCATCGCGCTGGGATCCGACGCTCCCCAGTTTTTCAACGTGCCGGGATTTTCCATCCATCACGAGATGGAGATGATGGTGGCAGCCGGTCTCACTCCGTTCGACGTGTTGGTCACCGGAACCCGCAATCCTGCGGGATATCTGAATACACCCGATGCATTCGGTACGGTGGAAGAAGGACGCCGGGCAGATCTGATTCTGCTCGAGGCCAATCCGCTGGTCGATATCGCGGCAGTTCGTGAGCGGGCAGGTGTGATGATTCGCGGTGAATGGTGGCCGGAGGAGCGCATCCAGGAGCAACTGGAAAGCATCGCAGACCGGTACGCGGAAGCGCAAGAGTAA
- a CDS encoding YafY family protein has translation MNRIDRLTAIITYLQGRNFTSVDELSGRYGITPRTVYRDLSALQEAGVPLGSEPGKGYFIVKGYHLPPVMFNREEAASLLTAGRLMQKWDHTELGRAYSNALNKIRAILPPSDKEYLETLEQHIAPFPQTNSHQPRPDLRFFNMLQNAVIKQVIVELVYHSPYGKGKTTRRIEPLGLLVMGDYWYLAGWCQIRNDYRTFRLDRMESCALTKKTCSSNHTLKEYYERHLHRENEIEEVVVRFEREVMRFMGDQKYWYGWAWEKSVPDGVEVTFLCNQCEYICRWLLTWGDSATVIRPHRIQEKMYDLARELSRHHNTERP, from the coding sequence ATGAACCGGATTGACCGACTTACCGCGATTATTACCTATTTGCAGGGTCGCAACTTCACCAGCGTTGACGAATTGTCCGGGCGATACGGAATTACCCCGAGAACCGTCTACCGTGACTTATCCGCCCTGCAGGAGGCCGGAGTCCCGCTTGGATCGGAACCGGGCAAAGGCTATTTCATCGTCAAAGGTTACCACCTTCCTCCCGTAATGTTTAACCGGGAAGAGGCCGCTTCCCTGCTGACGGCCGGACGCCTGATGCAGAAATGGGATCACACAGAGCTTGGCCGGGCCTACAGCAACGCGCTCAACAAAATCAGGGCCATTCTGCCTCCTTCCGACAAAGAGTATCTTGAAACACTGGAACAGCACATCGCCCCGTTTCCACAAACCAATTCGCATCAGCCAAGACCGGATCTCCGATTCTTCAACATGCTCCAAAATGCCGTTATCAAACAGGTAATCGTAGAACTTGTCTATCACTCTCCTTACGGAAAAGGAAAAACGACACGACGTATCGAACCACTGGGACTTCTGGTCATGGGCGATTACTGGTACCTGGCAGGATGGTGCCAAATAAGAAACGATTACCGGACATTTCGACTGGATCGTATGGAATCTTGTGCCCTCACAAAAAAGACATGTAGCAGTAACCACACATTAAAGGAGTATTATGAACGCCATCTTCACCGGGAAAATGAGATTGAAGAGGTGGTGGTCCGTTTCGAGCGAGAAGTTATGCGCTTTATGGGTGATCAAAAATACTGGTACGGCTGGGCATGGGAGAAGAGCGTGCCGGATGGTGTGGAGGTGACCTTTTTGTGCAATCAATGCGAGTATATCTGTCGCTGGCTGTTGACCTGGGGGGATAGTGCAACCGTAATCCGGCCACATCGCATCCAGGAAAAAATGTATGATCTTGCCCGGGAACTGAGCCGGCATCACAACACAGAAAGGCCGTAA
- a CDS encoding DinB family protein: protein MKNETFSTHVITPEQMLEHWQGHRNLTRRVIEAFPGDSLFTHTIGGMRPFSEMAVELIQVAGPGISAIVSGQWKEFGDMSDFKAETSPKTKDELLALWDRVTEHINELWPKISEERFQQKEIAFGQYEGEIWSHLCYFIDNEIHHRGQAYVYLRDLGVEPPFFWER from the coding sequence ATGAAAAACGAGACCTTCTCAACCCATGTGATCACCCCTGAACAAATGCTGGAACACTGGCAGGGCCACCGAAACCTCACCCGCCGAGTGATTGAAGCCTTTCCCGGCGATTCGTTGTTCACCCACACCATTGGCGGAATGAGGCCTTTTTCCGAAATGGCCGTTGAGTTGATACAGGTTGCCGGTCCGGGTATATCTGCCATTGTATCCGGGCAATGGAAAGAGTTCGGTGATATGTCGGATTTTAAGGCCGAAACCTCCCCCAAAACCAAAGATGAACTGCTCGCACTCTGGGACCGGGTCACCGAACACATCAACGAATTGTGGCCAAAGATTTCGGAAGAGCGGTTTCAGCAAAAAGAGATCGCTTTCGGGCAGTACGAAGGCGAAATCTGGTCACATCTCTGCTATTTCATCGACAATGAGATCCACCACCGGGGCCAGGCCTACGTCTATCTGCGCGACCTCGGAGTTGAGCCACCCTTCTTCTGGGAACGGTAA
- a CDS encoding fibrobacter succinogenes major paralogous domain-containing protein — MTYLNSALIFLSAFLLIQCDVTSTGDTTEDRDDEQEEEQVTRTVSDIDGNEYRTIIIGEMEWMAHNLRTTSYTNGNSIPTGLSNDDWATTRDGAYAIYDHEAENTAGIDSPEEMIEIFGLLYNRYAIEQDNICPSGWSVPSRDDWQELIDYLIDQHGYSNERDDPKSVGQALKVARQIRHPYGGPYDTDEHPRWELNSDHYGLDPFGFSGLPAGLRSQTGNYGSIGTHAFWWSLTDEELSPMSSPFTTMTSTHNYMGYNAVINDRSGLSVRCVREAPREEPDEDNGDHDDDNGDQDDGDDNGDHDDDNGDQDDEDEHITDRDGNQYKTVIIDNQEWMAENLRVTRYANGDEIATDLNTDQWPFTRVTEQGAFSIYPHTGGPRDGDIEGIDSDEAMAEAYGLLYNWYAVTDPRGLCPEGWHVPGEQEWLRLIEYVESQGFPNESRNTDGAGNALKSCRQAGSPLGDNCDTGQHPRWNEIDPLMGGNHYGTDHFGFSALPAGGRSGNTGGYFEIGAQARFWSADENNELMAHAFYLAQASGHVPGIPMEKPNGMSVRCVREE; from the coding sequence ATGACCTACCTCAACAGCGCGCTCATTTTTTTATCTGCCTTCCTGCTTATACAGTGCGACGTCACCTCGACCGGCGACACCACCGAAGATCGGGACGATGAGCAGGAAGAAGAACAGGTTACTCGTACCGTTTCCGATATTGATGGCAACGAGTATCGCACCATCATAATCGGTGAGATGGAGTGGATGGCGCACAACCTGCGCACCACCAGTTATACTAATGGAAACAGCATCCCCACCGGACTTTCCAACGACGACTGGGCAACCACCCGTGATGGGGCCTACGCCATTTACGACCACGAGGCGGAAAACACCGCCGGCATCGATTCACCTGAAGAGATGATTGAAATATTTGGCCTGCTTTACAACCGCTATGCCATTGAGCAGGACAATATTTGTCCGTCCGGATGGAGCGTTCCCTCACGCGACGACTGGCAGGAACTGATTGATTACCTGATCGATCAACACGGATACAGCAATGAAAGAGACGACCCAAAAAGCGTGGGCCAGGCTTTGAAAGTCGCCCGGCAGATCCGGCACCCTTACGGCGGTCCATACGACACCGATGAACACCCGCGATGGGAGCTTAACTCGGATCATTACGGTCTTGACCCATTCGGCTTTTCAGGTCTGCCGGCCGGACTGCGTTCTCAAACCGGAAATTATGGCAGCATCGGAACCCATGCTTTCTGGTGGAGTTTAACCGATGAAGAGCTCTCGCCCATGTCGTCTCCTTTCACCACGATGACAAGTACCCATAACTACATGGGGTACAATGCGGTAATCAACGACCGGTCGGGTTTGTCGGTGCGCTGCGTCAGAGAGGCGCCCCGCGAGGAACCGGATGAGGATAACGGAGATCATGACGATGATAACGGCGACCAGGATGATGGCGATGATAATGGTGACCATGACGATGATAACGGTGACCAGGATGATGAAGATGAACACATTACCGACCGTGACGGCAACCAGTACAAAACGGTGATCATCGACAATCAGGAGTGGATGGCCGAGAATCTGAGGGTAACCCGTTATGCCAATGGTGATGAAATTGCCACCGACCTGAATACTGATCAATGGCCGTTCACCCGTGTTACAGAGCAGGGCGCGTTCAGTATTTATCCCCATACGGGCGGACCAAGAGACGGCGATATTGAAGGCATTGATTCCGATGAAGCAATGGCCGAAGCATATGGATTGCTCTACAACTGGTATGCTGTCACGGATCCCAGGGGCTTGTGTCCTGAGGGATGGCATGTTCCAGGTGAGCAAGAGTGGCTACGGTTGATCGAATATGTTGAAAGCCAGGGCTTTCCGAACGAATCAAGGAACACGGACGGAGCAGGGAATGCTTTGAAGTCCTGTCGCCAGGCGGGATCTCCCCTGGGCGATAATTGCGATACCGGCCAGCATCCCAGATGGAATGAAATTGATCCTCTGATGGGCGGAAATCACTATGGCACCGATCATTTCGGATTCTCTGCGCTGCCAGCAGGCGGCCGATCCGGTAACACCGGCGGGTACTTCGAGATCGGAGCCCAGGCCCGCTTCTGGAGTGCCGATGAAAACAACGAGCTTATGGCACATGCGTTTTATCTGGCCCAGGCCTCAGGGCATGTGCCTGGTATTCCCATGGAGAAGCCCAACGGCATGTCCGTTCGTTGTGTGCGGGAAGAATAG
- the cysN gene encoding sulfate adenylyltransferase subunit CysN, giving the protein MSIKKQTTTNGTSSRNRRSGEETGRINRTETGKGSAERKHSDAGQASASSSSTHANNAGRPELTSEAVPDGVDPAYLNMDLLRFTTAGSVDDGKSTLIGRLLYDSKSIFEDQWEALETTTRNRGEGPVNLALLTDGLRAEREQGITIDVAYRYFATPRRKFIIADTPGHEQYTRNMVTGASTADLAIILIDARKGVLTQSRRHAFLSSLLQIPHLVVAVNKMDLVDYSEERFNEITDDFKAFSENLEVDDITYIPISALNGDNIVNSGERMPWYRGATLLHHLEHVRVGSRKNPNDFRFPVQYVIRPDQDYRGFAGRVVSGSVEVGEEVKILPSGATSRIVSIQNPDGAAERAKAGESVVLEIADEIDISRGDMLVRRNNVPNVKTRFEATVSWMNKEPLRTDKDYLVMHTTRTTPVRVTGVRYRINVDSLHREETDTLTLNEIGRICLETAQPVFFDAYKLNNATGSFVLIDPDTNVTVGAGMIRSSSTTAPESVDQLPESKAVGPGRDSAEAPGRVSVDTPGSRQVFPEPWNIGRTEREERNGHTARVLWFTGPSGAGKTTIAKALERTLWDEGRRTMLLDGDQVRHGLNRDLGFDPAGRRENIRRVGELARLFFEHGNVVICTFVSPYRADREAVKALFPESRFTEIHVTASRETLIARDPKGLYKKAEKGEIRGLTGYDASHEPPGEDALLIDTDSMPVDEAVSLIIRELK; this is encoded by the coding sequence ATGAGTATCAAAAAACAGACTACGACCAATGGAACATCCTCCCGAAACCGGCGATCCGGAGAGGAAACCGGCCGCATAAACCGGACCGAAACCGGGAAGGGATCCGCAGAACGGAAGCACTCTGACGCGGGCCAGGCATCGGCTTCATCCTCATCCACCCATGCAAACAATGCCGGGCGGCCGGAGTTGACGAGCGAGGCCGTCCCCGATGGGGTCGATCCCGCATACCTGAACATGGACCTGCTCCGCTTCACCACCGCCGGCAGTGTGGATGATGGCAAGAGCACGCTCATCGGAAGGCTGCTGTACGACAGCAAGTCGATATTCGAGGATCAGTGGGAGGCGCTGGAGACGACCACCCGGAACCGGGGCGAGGGACCGGTCAACCTGGCACTGCTCACCGACGGACTCAGGGCCGAGCGGGAACAGGGTATTACCATCGATGTTGCCTATCGCTATTTCGCGACTCCCCGCCGCAAGTTCATCATTGCCGATACCCCGGGCCATGAGCAATATACCCGGAATATGGTGACCGGCGCATCGACGGCCGACCTTGCCATCATCCTGATCGATGCCCGGAAAGGCGTGCTCACCCAGAGCCGGCGCCACGCGTTTCTCTCTTCCCTGTTGCAGATTCCGCACCTTGTGGTAGCCGTCAACAAAATGGACCTGGTCGATTACAGCGAAGAGCGGTTCAACGAAATCACCGATGACTTCAAGGCGTTTTCAGAGAATCTGGAAGTGGATGATATCACCTATATACCCATTTCGGCGCTAAACGGCGACAACATCGTGAACAGCGGCGAGCGGATGCCGTGGTACCGGGGAGCGACGCTGCTGCATCACCTGGAGCATGTGCGGGTGGGCTCGCGCAAGAACCCCAATGATTTCCGATTTCCGGTGCAGTATGTCATTCGACCCGATCAGGATTACCGCGGGTTTGCCGGGCGGGTAGTCTCGGGATCGGTCGAAGTGGGCGAGGAGGTGAAGATACTCCCGTCGGGTGCAACCTCCCGGATCGTTTCCATCCAGAATCCCGACGGAGCCGCCGAGCGGGCAAAAGCCGGGGAATCGGTAGTGCTGGAAATTGCCGACGAAATTGATATCAGCAGAGGGGATATGCTGGTTCGCAGGAACAATGTCCCGAACGTTAAAACCCGGTTCGAGGCGACAGTGAGCTGGATGAACAAGGAGCCGCTTCGAACAGACAAGGACTATCTCGTGATGCATACCACTCGGACAACCCCGGTCCGCGTTACGGGGGTCCGATACCGGATTAATGTGGATTCACTGCACCGTGAAGAGACCGATACCCTTACTTTGAACGAAATCGGGCGGATCTGCCTGGAGACGGCACAGCCGGTCTTTTTCGATGCCTACAAGCTCAACAACGCCACCGGCAGCTTTGTACTGATCGATCCCGATACCAATGTGACGGTCGGTGCGGGCATGATTCGCAGCAGCAGTACAACGGCACCGGAGAGTGTGGATCAATTGCCGGAGAGTAAGGCGGTTGGGCCTGGCAGGGATTCGGCAGAAGCACCCGGAAGGGTTTCTGTGGATACACCGGGCAGCCGGCAGGTATTCCCGGAGCCGTGGAATATCGGGCGAACCGAACGGGAAGAACGGAACGGGCACACGGCCAGAGTCCTTTGGTTCACCGGTCCGTCCGGCGCCGGAAAAACGACCATTGCAAAGGCGCTGGAGCGTACGTTGTGGGATGAGGGGCGCCGTACCATGCTGCTGGACGGTGACCAGGTCAGGCACGGGCTGAACCGTGATCTGGGTTTTGATCCGGCCGGTCGCAGGGAAAATATCCGCAGGGTCGGTGAACTGGCAAGGCTCTTCTTCGAGCATGGCAATGTGGTCATCTGCACCTTCGTGTCGCCGTATCGGGCCGATCGCGAAGCTGTTAAGGCGTTGTTTCCCGAAAGCCGTTTTACGGAGATACATGTTACGGCAAGCCGGGAAACGCTGATCGCCCGTGACCCGAAGGGCCTGTATAAAAAAGCAGAAAAAGGAGAAATCCGCGGGCTAACGGGGTATGACGCCTCCCATGAACCGCCGGGAGAAGACGCTCTGCTCATCGACACGGATTCCATGCCAGTGGATGAAGCGGTGTCTCTGATTATCCGCGAACTGAAATAA
- the cysD gene encoding sulfate adenylyltransferase subunit CysD, translated as MQHVTKIEAPRNSHLKVLEEEALFIMREVAAQFERPVLLFSGGKDSIVMVHLAVKAFRPGRFPFPLMHIDTGHNFRETIEFRDELVRRTGARLIVGSVEESIREGRVREETGPEASRNALQTVTLLDTLKRHQADCALGGGRRDEEKARAKERFFSHRNAFGQWDPKNQRPELWSLFNGRKNVGEHFRVFPLSNWTEMDIWQYIAAERIPIPSLYFSHTRKVFNRRGTWLADTNFISRYPEEEPEDKVVRFRTIGDATCTGAVLSHASTMEEIIAEVAAARVTERGNRHDDKRSEAAMEDRKVQGYF; from the coding sequence ATGCAACACGTAACAAAAATCGAAGCACCGCGCAACTCTCACCTTAAAGTACTGGAAGAAGAGGCCCTGTTCATCATGCGGGAAGTGGCGGCGCAGTTTGAGCGTCCGGTTCTGCTATTTTCGGGTGGAAAGGACTCCATTGTCATGGTTCATCTGGCCGTCAAGGCATTTCGCCCCGGCCGGTTCCCGTTTCCGCTGATGCACATCGACACCGGTCATAATTTTCGAGAAACGATCGAATTCCGGGACGAACTGGTGCGGCGTACCGGCGCCCGTCTGATTGTGGGAAGTGTGGAGGAGAGCATTAGAGAGGGCCGCGTACGGGAGGAAACCGGTCCGGAGGCCAGCAGAAACGCGCTGCAGACCGTCACCCTGCTGGATACGCTTAAACGGCATCAGGCGGATTGCGCACTCGGCGGCGGCCGTCGTGACGAGGAGAAAGCCCGCGCCAAGGAGCGGTTTTTCTCACACCGCAACGCTTTCGGACAATGGGATCCCAAGAACCAGCGTCCCGAGCTCTGGAGCCTGTTCAACGGGCGCAAGAATGTGGGCGAACACTTCCGTGTGTTCCCGCTTAGCAACTGGACCGAGATGGATATCTGGCAGTATATCGCCGCCGAGCGGATCCCCATTCCATCTCTCTATTTTTCCCATACGCGCAAGGTGTTCAATCGGCGCGGCACCTGGCTGGCCGATACCAATTTTATTTCAAGATATCCGGAAGAGGAGCCTGAGGATAAGGTGGTAAGGTTTCGCACCATCGGAGACGCTACCTGCACCGGCGCGGTACTTTCACACGCGTCCACCATGGAGGAAATCATAGCCGAGGTGGCAGCGGCCCGGGTAACCGAACGGGGAAACCGACATGACGATAAACGGTCGGAGGCGGCCATGGAAGATCGTAAAGTACAGGGGTATTTTTAA
- a CDS encoding SLC13 family permease — MISEQIDWQAWFTAASIVTMIALLIQGRIRPHHLFLAVLLLLLVAGIITPVQAVSGFTSTAVLTVGALFVVAEGVRQAGLLTHLDKLLLSRKGGIGATLLRIMGSTSAMSSFLNNTPIVAMFTPQLQQWSGRIGIPVSKLLIPLSYAAIVGGTITLIGTSTNLIVSEMMSDRGHAPFGMFQLAWIGIPATILVIIWFATIGHRLLPDRENPAGAPAADYYEANEARVTRAGNRFFERRVFQGNFVFHNPLGDNNWPSGVYTTRYAMATGTSKTGANVPSGVYRSSNAKQEREQCVTWSNALPVLVIVTVMIGVSASGLLPVHWSVIGAALAILATGRLSLRRVIKAVHVPVLVVIACALGVGVAMEQTGLATVMAQSVVHQTSGFGVIAVLAGVYLITNLLTEMVTNNAAAVLMIPVALSASSALGMDPQAVGVTVAVAASASFLSPIGYQTNLMVMGPGGYRFTDFMKAGFPVTLILMAVTVGMVSWLWV; from the coding sequence ATGATTTCAGAGCAAATCGACTGGCAGGCCTGGTTTACCGCAGCGAGCATCGTTACGATGATTGCGTTGCTGATACAAGGCCGGATTCGTCCGCACCATCTGTTTCTTGCGGTGCTGCTGCTGTTGCTGGTCGCCGGTATCATCACTCCGGTTCAGGCCGTTTCCGGTTTTACCAGCACGGCGGTTTTGACGGTCGGGGCCCTTTTCGTGGTTGCGGAGGGAGTCCGACAGGCGGGGCTGCTCACTCATCTGGACAAGCTTCTGTTGTCACGCAAAGGGGGAATCGGTGCCACTCTGTTACGTATTATGGGATCCACATCGGCGATGTCGTCTTTCCTGAATAACACTCCGATCGTCGCCATGTTCACTCCCCAGCTGCAGCAGTGGTCGGGGCGCATCGGCATCCCGGTATCCAAACTGCTCATCCCCCTGTCCTATGCGGCCATTGTCGGCGGCACAATAACCCTGATCGGCACCTCCACCAATCTGATTGTTTCGGAGATGATGTCGGATCGTGGTCACGCCCCGTTCGGGATGTTTCAACTGGCATGGATCGGTATTCCCGCCACCATCCTGGTTATCATCTGGTTTGCGACGATCGGCCATCGGCTGCTGCCCGACCGTGAGAATCCGGCCGGTGCTCCGGCAGCCGACTACTACGAGGCCAACGAGGCCAGAGTCACACGCGCCGGCAACCGGTTCTTCGAACGGCGGGTCTTTCAGGGAAATTTCGTGTTCCATAACCCTCTGGGCGATAACAACTGGCCCAGCGGAGTCTACACCACGCGATATGCGATGGCAACCGGAACGTCAAAAACCGGTGCGAATGTCCCCAGCGGCGTATACCGGTCGTCAAATGCAAAACAGGAGCGGGAGCAATGCGTAACCTGGTCGAATGCACTGCCCGTACTGGTTATCGTCACGGTGATGATCGGGGTCTCGGCAAGCGGCCTTCTCCCGGTTCACTGGTCGGTGATCGGTGCCGCGCTGGCCATACTGGCTACCGGCAGGCTGTCGCTGCGAAGGGTCATCAAAGCGGTGCACGTGCCCGTGCTGGTTGTGATCGCCTGCGCACTGGGTGTGGGAGTTGCCATGGAGCAAACGGGGCTGGCCACAGTAATGGCACAATCCGTCGTGCATCAAACTTCCGGATTTGGTGTGATAGCGGTGTTGGCCGGAGTTTATCTGATCACCAACCTGCTCACCGAGATGGTCACCAACAATGCCGCGGCTGTACTGATGATACCGGTGGCGCTGAGCGCGTCGTCGGCGCTCGGGATGGATCCACAGGCGGTGGGAGTGACTGTAGCGGTGGCCGCTTCGGCCAGCTTCCTGTCACCTATCGGTTATCAAACCAATTTGATGGTGATGGGGCCGGGAGGATACCGGTTTACCGATTTCATGAAGGCGGGTTTTCCGGTAACCCTGATCCTGATGGCGGTCACCGTCGGCATGGTGAGCTGGCTTTGGGTGTGA